Proteins encoded in a region of the Tetrapisispora phaffii CBS 4417 chromosome 12, complete genome genome:
- the MET5 gene encoding sulfite reductase (NADPH) subunit beta (similar to Saccharomyces cerevisiae ECM17 (YJR137C); ancestral locus Anc_4.370) produces MSDGTGANALDSLIYLSKSVENHKFYYSTATKSQTIDSLENENAIHLINNNDPLSSIINNGLDENTLTTIFIDEWTLLRALPQFYTLTNLPIIFNVDLNFQDYSIAAALKDLAFPILISSDLDAFVRNAQKSIEIATQTSTPLLHFINYKNMENKKINLKELNLDIKKIEVEEKKTIHELHLDYFKLYSKNVGSAENIIINLSAYANEFINYLPTDTALIDIYIYRPWNLDLLFELIPKTVKKIVVVQNSNSESTFGIEPALLDFFADFNKLVERNIDQLIISNVSQLINVNESLQSIINNLKSDKPNERLFSGTPYATDSENVKLYISAIENAINLEDAYLKVLKQLFGSNLNIFNEFNSANVQENNPEYGFGRFLNSQHIRETLVTLAKQSLDINSYDFDAATDLVKLLSKWIQFNSVELSEETLSTANEVGKNIYEILLQNKNSEGAKKFLSISNEIQDYTFKLNWLIGSDAWSYDLGNSGIHQVIASKKNINVLLIDSEPYDKIKNSTAKDRKKDVGLYAMNYANVYVASVAVYASYTQLLSALIEASKFNGPSIVLAYLPYHSENETPLEILKETKIAVESGYWPLYRYDPSKEKETEIFSLDSSVIRNELQKFLDRENKLSLLAQKSPDFARNLKDSASDLLTKKQNARAKRAFDQLLEGLSGPPLHIYYASDGGNATALAKKLGNRAAARGLKSSVSSMDDIIIEELPNEENVIFVTSTAGQGELPQDGKAFWDQIKSTLDLDLASVNFSVFGLGDSQYWPRKEDAHYYNKPAKDIFKRLELLSAKPIIPLGLGDDQDADGFQTGYKEWEASLWEALGVSGAAVADEPKELTNEDMKLGSNYLRGTIKEGLADQSTGALCAVDQQLTKFHGFYMQDDRDIRETRKSQGLEPYYSFMVRCRLPGGKVTPEQWLVLDSLADNNGVGTLKITTRATIQLHGVIKKDIKHTLRAINSTLLDTVAACGDVNRNVTVASLPGNAKVHKQVSQVAHDISEFFLPRTTAYHEIWLQGNDDRDLDPSWPSKWENRKEGPNKKKTLIAGNALVDVEPLLGQTYLPRKFKINIAIPPYNDVDVWSSDVGLIAIIDKDQNLKGFNMYVGGGMGTTHNNKKTYPRTGSSFGFVKTEDIFKAIEAVIILQRDHGDRQNRKHARLKYTIDDMTVPVFKKKTEELFGKVFEPEQPFEITSNIDYFGWVKDETGLNHCTMYIENGRVVDTADLPQKTGLRKLARLLKEWGSGHFRLTANQHLLVDNIDDTHLDEVKELMKKYKLDNTNFSGLRLSSSACVAFPSCGLAMAESERYLPVLITKIEDILEEYGLRHDSIIMRMTGCGNGCSRPWLAELALVGKAPGTYNLLLGGSYNGERLNKLYRASIKEDEILSIIKPLFKKWSLERYDGEHFGDFLIRDGVIKPTTEGKYFHDDLPEGAL; encoded by the coding sequence atgtCTGATGGAACTGGCGCTAATGCACTAGATTCTCTGATTTATTTATCGAAATCAGTAGAAAACCAtaagttttattattctaCTGCCACAAAGTCTCAAACTATAGATTCTTTGGAAAATGAAAACGCAATCCATTTAATCAATAACAATGATCCATTATCGTCTATCATAAACAATGGTTTAGATGAAAACACTTTGACTACTATCTTCATCGATGAATGGACTTTATTAAGGGCTTTACCACAATTTTACACTTTGACAAATTTAcctattattttcaatgttgatttaaattttcaagaCTATTCTATCGCGGCTGCTTTGAAAGATTTGGCATTCCCAATTTTAATCTCTAGTGATTTAGATGCTTTTGTAAGAAATGCacaaaaatcaattgaaattgCTACCCAAACATCGACTCCGTTACTacatttcattaattacaaaaatatgGAGAATaagaagataaatttaaaagaattaaatttggatattaaaaaaattgaagttGAAGAGAAGAAGACAATTCATGAACTTCATTTAGACTATTTCAAACTTTATAGTAAAAATGTCGGTTCTGCcgaaaatataattattaatttatcagcTTACgcaaatgaatttattaattatttaccAACTGACACAGcattaattgatatttatatttatagaCCATGGAATCTcgatttattatttgaattaattccaaaaactgttaaaaaaattgttgttgtcCAAAATTCCAATTCCGAATCAACTTTTGGTATCGAGCCTGCTTTATTGGATTTTTTTGctgattttaataaattagtGGAAAGGAACATCGATCAATTAATCATTAGTAACGTTTCGCAATTAATTAATGTCAATGAAAGTTTACAGagtattattaataatttgaaatctGATAAACCTAATGAAAGATTATTTTCAGGAACCCCCTATGCTACTGACTCTGAgaatgttaaattatatatttccGCTATTGAAAATGCAATCAATTTAGAAGATGCTTATTTGAAAGTTTTGAAACAGTTGTTTGGTTCGaacttgaatatttttaatgaatttaatagtGCAAATGTACAAGAAAACAATCCAGAATACGGGTTCGGTCGTTTTTTGAACAGTCAACATATTCGTGAAACATTAGTAACATTGGCTAAACAATCTTTGGATATTAATTCATATGATTTTGATGCAGCAACCGACTTAGTCAAGTTACTATCTAAGTGGATTCAATTCAATTCGGTTGAACTGAGCGAAGAAACATTATCAACCGCTAATGAGGTTGGTAAGAATATTTATGAGATACTTCTCCAAAATAAGAATTCCGAGGGTGCTAAAAagtttttatcaatatctaATGAAATTCAAGACTATACATTTAAATTGAACTGGTTAATTGGTTCAGATGCTTGGTCATATGATTTAGGCAATTCCGGCATTCATCAAGTTATTGCTTCCAAGAAAAACATTAACGTATTGTTAATCGACTCCGAACCTTATGATAAGATTAAGAATAGCACTGCCAAAGACAGAAAAAAGGATGTTGGTCTATATGCAATGAACTACGCAAATGTTTATGTTGCCTCCGTTGCCGTATATGCTTCATATACACAATTATTAAGTGCTCTGATCGAAGcttctaaatttaatggTCCGTCCATCGTTCTAGCATATTTGCCTTATCATTCAGAGAATGAAACACCtttggaaattttaaagGAAACAAAAATAGCTGTTGAATCTGGCTATTGGCCACTTTACAGATATGACCCatcaaaagaaaaggaAACTGAAATTTTTAGTTTAGATTCTTCAGTTATAAGAAATGAATTACAAAAGTTTTTAGATCgtgaaaataaattgtcATTATTAGCACAAAAATCACCTGATTTTGCAAGAAACTTAAAAGATTCAGCTAGTGATTTGCTAActaaaaaacaaaatgcTAGAGCAAAACGTGCTTTTGATCAATTACTAGAAGGTTTATCTGGCCCCCCAttacatatttattatgCATCAGATGGTGGTAATGCCACCGCATTAGCTAAAAAATTAGGTAATAGAGCTGCAGCAAGAGGTTTAAAATCTTCCGTCTCATCAATGGACGATATTATTATCGAAGAATTGccaaatgaagaaaatgtaATTTTTGTCACTTCAACAGCTGGTCAAGGTGAGTTGCCTCAAGATGGTAAAGCATTTTGGGACCAAATTAAATCTACTTTAGATTTAGACTTAGCATCTGTAAACTTTTCTGTTTTCGGTTTAGGTGATTCTCAATATTGGCCGCGTAAAGAGGATGCTCACTACTACAATAAACCGGctaaagatatatttaagcGTTTAGAATTATTATCTGCAAAACCTATTATTCCATTAGGTCTTGGTGATGATCAGGATGCTGATGGGTTCCAAACTGGTTACAAAGAGTGGGAAGCTAGCCTATGGGAAGCATTAGGCGTCTCTGGTGCTGCAGTTGCAGATGAACCAAAAGAATTAACTAATGAGGATATGAAACTAGGGTCAAACTACCTAAGAGGTACTATAAAAGAAGGATTAGCAGACCAATCAACAGGTGCTCTTTGTGCTGTCGATCAacaattaacaaaatttcATGGCTTTTACATGCAAGATGATCGTGATATCAGAGAAACTCGTAAATCTCAAGGTTTGGAACCATATTATTCATTCATGGTAAGATGTAGATTGCCAGGTGGCAAAGTAACGCCAGAACAATGGTTAGTGCTAGATAGTTTAGCGGATAATAACGGTGTGGGTACGCTGAAAATTACAACTAGAGCTACAATTCAACTTCATGGtgttattaaaaaagatattaagCATACTTTAAGAGCTATTAATTCTACTTTATTAGATACCGTGGCAGCTTGTGGTGATGTTAATAGAAACGTAACAGTGGCTTCATTACCAGGAAACGCTAAGGTTCATAAGCAAGTTTCACAGGTAGCCCATGATATATCTGAATTCTTCTTACCAAGAACAACTGCTTACCATGAAATTTGGTTACAAGGGAATGATGACAGGGATTTGGATCCTTCCTGGCCATCTAAATGGGAAAATAGAAAGGAGGGACCgaataaaaagaaaacactAATCGCTGGTAATGCTTTAGTAGATGTTGAACCATTATTAGGTCAAACTTATTTGCCAaggaaatttaaaattaatattgcAATTCCTCCATACAATGATGTCGATGTGTGGTCCAGTGATGTTGGATTAATTGCAATTATTGATAAGGATCAAAATCTAAAAGGTTTCAATATGTATGTTGGTGGTGGTATGGGTACAACTCACAATAACAAAAAGACTTATCCAAGAACAGGTTCATCGTTTGGTTTTGTAAAGACAGAAGATATCTTTAAGGCTATTGAAGCagttattattttacaaaGGGATCATGGTGATCGTCAAAACCGTAAGCATGCTCGTTTAAAGTATACAATAGATGATATGACAGTACCAGTattcaagaagaaaacTGAGGAACTTTTCGGCAAAGTTTTTGAACCTGAACAACCATTTGAGATTACTTCAAACATTGATTATTTTGGTTGGGTTAAGGATGAAACTGGTTTAAATCATTGTACTATGTATATTGAGAACGGCAGAGTCGTTGATACAGCTGATTTACCACAAAAAACTGGTCTAAGAAAGCTAGCtagattattaaaagaatggGGAAGTGGTCATTTCAGATTAACAGCTAATCAACATTTACTAGTCGACAATATCGACGATACACATCTTGATGAAGTCAAagaattaatgaaaaaatacaaattagATAATACAAACTTTAGTGGTCTAAGATTGTCATCTTCAGCCTGTGTAGCCTTTCCAAGTTGTGGTTTGGCTATGGCAGAATCAGAACGTTATCTACCTGTTCTAATTACTAAGATAgaagatattttagaagaatATGGTTTACGTCATGATTCTATCATAATGAGAATGACAGGTTGTGGTAATGGTTGTTCCCGTCCATGGTTAGCTGAACTTGCACTAGTCGGTAAAGCACCTGGTacttataatttattattaggTGGTAGTTACAATGGTGAAAGGCTAAACAAATTATACAGAGCATCCATTAAAGAAGACgaaatattatcaattattaaacCTTTATTCAAGAAATGGTCTTTGGAAAGGTATGATGGCGAGCACTTCGGTGATTTCTTAATTAGAGATGGTGTCATTAAACCAACAACAGAAGGTAAATATTTCCATGATGATTTACCAGAAGGTGCCTTGTAA
- the TIM8 gene encoding protein transporter TIM8 (similar to Saccharomyces cerevisiae TIM8 (YJR135W-A); ancestral locus Anc_4.367) codes for MDSIDQTELANLNEASKKELTTFIEAENSKQKVQMSIHNFTNTCFKQCVTSINGPDLDNNEEQCLANCVNRFLDTNIRIVKGLQSMQ; via the coding sequence atGGACTCTATCGATCAAACTGAACTTGCAAACTTAAATGAAGCTTCTAAAAAAGAGTTAACAACTTTTATTGAAGCTGAGaattcaaaacaaaaagtACAAATGTCTATTCATAATTTTACTAACACATGTTTTAAACAATGTGTCACCTCTATCAATGGTCCTgatttagataataatgaagaacAATGCTTAGCCAATTGTGTTAACAGATTTTTGGATACCAATATTAGAATTGTAAAGGGTCTTCAAAGTATGCAATAA